The following are encoded together in the Brassica napus cultivar Da-Ae chromosome A9, Da-Ae, whole genome shotgun sequence genome:
- the LOC106392231 gene encoding phosphoinositide phosphatase SAC6, whose amino-acid sequence MEAPPKHRLHSGLRLWEFPDQYVIEPTDGSAAPCLDISRLDGSMKLIDQVAECNSLRVPKIRSIFGVVGMLKLLAGSYLVVVTESESVGSFLGHPIFKINSLKVLPCDHSLKNSPEEQKKVETDFSRLLSVAERTNGLYFSYEINLTLSAQRLHDLGDESKSLPLWRQAEPRFLWNNYMLEVLIDNKLDQFLLPVIQGSFHSFQTAIGRDIVDITLIARRCTRRNGTRMWRRGADPDGYVANFVESEQIVHMNGYTSSFVQIRGSMPFMWDQIVDLTYKPKFEIVQPEEAARIAERHFLDLRKKYGSVLAVDLVNKHGGEGRLSERFAGAMQHINGDDVRYLHFDFHHICGHIHFERLAILYEQMEDFLDKNGYFLLNEKGEKMKEQSGIVRTNCIDCLDRTNVTQSMIGRKMLELQLRRIGVFGAEEAISSHLNFDERYKILWANHGDDISIQYSGTPALKGDFVRYGRRTVQGVLNDGWNALARYYLNNFADGTKQDAIDLVQGHYIVAVSRDMAPVPRKGGLEAVANFPVALAVVLISLWFATMSVKRAGSDYRHLFFSLVWTGISVAVAAVMRANGRIFCNRPRLHKPRP is encoded by the exons ATGGAGGCTCCTCCTAAGCACAGATTACACTCTGGCTTGCGTTTATGGGAGTTCCCTGATCAGTACGTTATCGAGCCGACTGATGGTTCGGCCGCTCCATGCTTGGACATTAGTCGTCTTGACGGCTCCATGAAGCTTATTG ATCAAGTCGCTGAATGCAACTCTTTGCGTGTCCCTAAGATCCGTTCTATTTTCGGTGTCGTTGGGATGCTGAAGCTCCTGGCAG GATCATACTTGGTGGTGGTGACAGAGAGCGAATCTGTTGGCTCGTTTCTGGGGCAtcctattttcaaaattaattccCTCAAGGTTCTTCCTTGTGATCATTCACTTAAAAACTCGCCTGAAGAACAG AAAAAGGTGGAGACTGACTTCTCTAGGCTGCTAAGTGTTGCAGAGAGGACAAATGGTCTCTACTTTTCATATGAAATTAACTTGACTCTCAg TGCACAGCGCTTGCATGATTTGGGGGATGAGTCTAAGTCGCTTCCTCTGTGGAGACAG GCTGAGCCTAGATTTCTTTGGAACAATTATATGTTAGAAGTGCTTATCGATAATAAG CTTGATCAGTTCTTGCTTCCAGTAATTCAAGGAA GTTTCCATAGTTTTCAAACAGCCATTGGAAGAGATATCGTTGACATTACTCTGATTGCTAGGAGGTGCACCAGAAGAAATG GTACCCGCATGTGGCGAAGAGGAGCTGaccctgatggttatgttgcTAATTTTGTGGAGAGTGAGCAAATTGTACACATGAACGGATACACATCATCATTTGTTCAG ATTAGAGGATCCATGCCTTTTATGTGGGATCAAATTGTAGATCTGACCTACAAGCCCAAGTTTGAGATTGTCCAACCTGAAGAAGCT GCGAGGATAGCTGAGCGTCACTTTCTGGACCTCAGGAAAAAATATGGATCAGTTTTGGCTGTTGATCTTGTCAATAAG CATGGAGGTGAGGGGCGATTAAGCGAGAGGTTTGCAGGTGCTATGCAGCACATCAACGGTGATGATGTAAG ATACCTGCACTTTGATTTTCATCACATATGTGGGCATATTCACTTTGAGCGCTTAGCAATTCTGTATGAGCAGATGGAGGATTTCCTCGACAAAAACGG GTACTTTTTGTTGAACGAAAAGGGTGAGAAAATGAAGGAGCAGTCTGGTATTGTGCGCACTAACTGCATAGATTGCTTAGACCGTACTAATGTCACGCAG AGCATGATAGGCCGCAAGATGCTGGAACTTCAACTCAGAAGGATTGGTGTTTTTGGCGCCGAAGAAGCTATAAGCTCGCATCTAAATTTTGACGAGCGctataaaatat TATGGGCTAATCACGGTGATGACATTAGCATTCAGTACTCCGGCACTCCTGCACTTAAAGGAGATTTTGTCAG gtATGGTCGAAGGACTGTTCAAGGGGTCCTTAATGATGGCTGGAATGCCCTCGCACGCTACTACCTGAACAACTTTGCTGATGGAACTAAGCAG GATGCGATTGATCTTGTGCAAGGACACTATATAGTTGCTGTGAGCCGAGACATGGCTCCTGTGCCTCGAAAGGGAGGTCTTGAGGCTGTAGCC AACTTTCCAGTGGCTTTGGCTGTGGTTCTGATCAGTTTATGGTTTGCAACAATGTCTGTGAAACGAG CTGGGAGTGATTACAGGCACTTGTTTTTCTCATTGGTATGGACGGGTATCAGTGTGGCTGTAGCGGCAGTCATGAGGGCCAACGGCCGGATCTTCTGCAACAGGCCTCGTCTGCACAAGCCCAGACCTTGA
- the LOC106366324 gene encoding heterogeneous nuclear ribonucleoprotein H2-like → MYGSRGVMFGSGVGSKRQRMMQSNPPYGGFPVVRLRGLPFNCADVDIFKFFAGLDIVDVLLVSKNGKSSGEAFVVFAGPMQVEIALQRDRQNMGRRYVEVFRCYKQDYYNAVAAEEEEGAYENNEVHVRAKSCSESKEKLEYTEVLKMRGLPYSANKPQIVEFFSGYKVIEGRVHVVCRPDGKATGEAFVEFETAEEARRAMAKDKMSIGPRYVELFPTTREEARRAESRSRQ, encoded by the exons ATGTACGGATCTAGAGG GGTCATGTTTGGGAGTGGGGTGGGCTCAAAGAGACAAAGAATGATGCAATCAAATCCTCCTTATGGCGGATTCCCTGTGGTTCGCCTCCGTGGTCTTCCCTTCAACTGCGCTGACGTGGACATCTTCAAGTTCTTTGCCGGCCTCGACATTGTCGATGTCTTGCTCGTCAGCAAAAACGGCAAATCCTCCGGGGAGGCCTTTGTCGTCTTTGCAGGTCCAATGCAAGTGGAGATTGCGCTGCAGAGGGACAGGCAGAACATGGGTAGGAGATACGTTGAAGTTTTCCGCTGCTACAAGCAGGATTACTACAACGCCGTCGCcgctgaggaggaggagggagcATATGAAAACAACGAGGTGCATGTTAGAGCAAAGAGTTGTAGCGAGAGCAAAGAGAAGCTCGAGTACACTGAGGTTTTGAAGATGCGAGGCCTCCCGTACTCTGCCAACAAGCCTCAAATCGTAGAGTTTTTCAGCGGGTACAAGGTTATTGAAGGAAGGGTGCATGTTGTGTGTCGACCTGATGGTAAAGCCACGGGTGAGGCCTTTGTGGAGTTTGAGACAGCTGAGGAGGCGAGGAGGGCGATGGCTAAGGACAAAATGTCCATTGGGCCAAGGTACGTGGAGCTTTTTCCAACTACTCGTGAAGAGGCTCGAAGAGCTGAGTCGAGGTCTAGGCAATGA
- the LOC106362746 gene encoding bifunctional nuclease 2-like isoform X2, which translates to MPGVAFSSVPSSDLGIFSSSSDFTAYTASLSSPSSSFRCCIPLKLNLRSLRSRRSPKLSPICCSTSRSGLGDPDLEFLQASVLVAETSMHYKMRRNGFREDSIWEASRHLPPFAVRASESRVGVLPIGLGFLRQFKHPTIFLKISCDGDYLLPLIVGDAAVETLLDVSPLQGHIEECPDQFHFVSSLVDRLGHQVKMVKLTSRVFNTYYASLYLGKPGDDDVICIDSRPSDAINVARACQAPIYVNKTIVLEDAIKIGYGGRPKSTKPIFNVILDSAPEGPDPISEELKLVRNMNLASKEERYIDAAMWRDRLKKLQNSSCIRGFSNS; encoded by the exons ATGCCAGGAGTTGCTTTTTCATCTGTTCCTTCCTCCGATCTGGgaatcttctcctcctcctccgactTCACGGCCTACACAGCCTCGCTCTCATCTCCCTCCTCTTCCTTCCGCTGCTGCATCCCATTGAAATTGAATCTCAGATCGCTACGCTCTCGCCGCTCCCCTAAGCTATCTCCTATTTGTTGCTCCACCTCCCGATCCGGCCTCGGGGATCCCGATCTCGAGTTTCTCCAAGCCTCTGTCCTCGTCGCAG AGACAAGTATGCATTACAAAATGAGGAGAAATGGATTCCGGGAAGATTCGATTTGGGAAGCATCAAGGCATCTCCCACCTTTTGCGGTGAGAGCGAGTGAATCCAGGGTTGGCGTTTTGCCTATTGGACTTGGATTCCTTCGCCAATTCAAGCACCCTACTATTTTTCTCAAGATCTCTTGTGATGGCGACTACTTGCTTCCCCTTATTGTTGGGGATGCTGCTGTTGAGACACTATTAGACGTATCTCCACTCCAAGGCCACATTGAG GAATGCCCTGATCAGTTCCACTTTGTGTCTTCTCTTGTCGACAGACTTGGGCATCAA GTTAAAATGGTAAAGCTTACAAGTAGAGTTTTCAACACTTACTATGCAAGCCTATATCTCGGCAAG CCAGGAGACGATGATGTTATATGCATTGATTCACGGCCATCAGACGCCATCAACGTTGCAAGAGCATGCCAG GCTCCGATATACGTGAATAAAACAATTGTCCTGGAAGATGCTATCAAGATTGGTTATGGAGGCAGACCGAAGAGCACAAAGCCCATTTTTAATGTTATCCTTGACAG CGCTCCAGAGGGACCAGATCCCATATCGGAGGAGCTTAAACTAGTGAGGAATATGAACTTGGCGTCTAAAGAGGAGCGGTACATCGATGCAG CGATGTGGAGAGACCGGTTGAAGAAGCTTCAGAACTCGAG TTGTATACGAGGGTTTAGCAACTCCTGA
- the LOC106362746 gene encoding bifunctional nuclease 2-like isoform X1 — MPGVAFSSVPSSDLGIFSSSSDFTAYTASLSSPSSSFRCCIPLKLNLRSLRSRRSPKLSPICCSTSRSGLGDPDLEFLQASVLVAETSMHYKMRRNGFREDSIWEASRHLPPFAVRASESRVGVLPIGLGFLRQFKHPTIFLKISCDGDYLLPLIVGDAAVETLLDVSPLQGHIEECPDQFHFVSSLVDRLGHQVKMVKLTSRVFNTYYASLYLGKPGDDDVICIDSRPSDAINVARACQAPIYVNKTIVLEDAIKIGYGGRPKSTKPIFNVILDSAPEGPDPISEELKLVRNMNLASKEERYIDAAMWRDRLKKLQNSSSVVYEGLATPESYD, encoded by the exons ATGCCAGGAGTTGCTTTTTCATCTGTTCCTTCCTCCGATCTGGgaatcttctcctcctcctccgactTCACGGCCTACACAGCCTCGCTCTCATCTCCCTCCTCTTCCTTCCGCTGCTGCATCCCATTGAAATTGAATCTCAGATCGCTACGCTCTCGCCGCTCCCCTAAGCTATCTCCTATTTGTTGCTCCACCTCCCGATCCGGCCTCGGGGATCCCGATCTCGAGTTTCTCCAAGCCTCTGTCCTCGTCGCAG AGACAAGTATGCATTACAAAATGAGGAGAAATGGATTCCGGGAAGATTCGATTTGGGAAGCATCAAGGCATCTCCCACCTTTTGCGGTGAGAGCGAGTGAATCCAGGGTTGGCGTTTTGCCTATTGGACTTGGATTCCTTCGCCAATTCAAGCACCCTACTATTTTTCTCAAGATCTCTTGTGATGGCGACTACTTGCTTCCCCTTATTGTTGGGGATGCTGCTGTTGAGACACTATTAGACGTATCTCCACTCCAAGGCCACATTGAG GAATGCCCTGATCAGTTCCACTTTGTGTCTTCTCTTGTCGACAGACTTGGGCATCAA GTTAAAATGGTAAAGCTTACAAGTAGAGTTTTCAACACTTACTATGCAAGCCTATATCTCGGCAAG CCAGGAGACGATGATGTTATATGCATTGATTCACGGCCATCAGACGCCATCAACGTTGCAAGAGCATGCCAG GCTCCGATATACGTGAATAAAACAATTGTCCTGGAAGATGCTATCAAGATTGGTTATGGAGGCAGACCGAAGAGCACAAAGCCCATTTTTAATGTTATCCTTGACAG CGCTCCAGAGGGACCAGATCCCATATCGGAGGAGCTTAAACTAGTGAGGAATATGAACTTGGCGTCTAAAGAGGAGCGGTACATCGATGCAG CGATGTGGAGAGACCGGTTGAAGAAGCTTCAGAACTCGAG CTCAGTTGTATACGAGGGTTTAGCAACTCCTGAGAGCTACGACTAG
- the LOC125577776 gene encoding thiosulfate sulfurtransferase 16, chloroplastic-like isoform X1: MAEGGNRVPSSVSVIDAHELLQAGHRYLDVRTPEEFSQGHATGAINVPYMNRGNFIAFWMSKNPNFLEQVSSHFGKGDEVLVGCQSGGRSLRATAELLDAGFTGVKDISGGYSAWAQNGLPTQD, encoded by the exons ATGGCGGAGGGGGGAAACAGAGTCCCATCGTCGGTGTCGGTCATAGACGCCCACGAACTTCTTCAAGCCGGCCACCGCTATTTGGACGTCAG GACTCCAGAAGAGTTCAGCCAGGGACATGCCACTGGGGCCATCAACGTTCCTTACATGAACCGAGGAAATTTCATCGCTTTCt gGATGTCAAAGAATCCAAACTTCTTGGAACAAGTCTCCTCCCATTTCGGAAAAGGTGATGAGGTCCTTGTGGGTTGCCAGAGCGGGGGAAGATCTTTGAGAGCCACGGCTGAGCTTCTTGATGCT GGTTTCACGGGAGTCAAAGATATCTCCGGTGGCTATTCTGCCTGGGCCCAGAATGGTCTTCCTACACAAGACTGA
- the LOC106392229 gene encoding protein GRIP, with the protein MAEEREEENGGTPHSDDELLRMIAELRLENDFLRSQFKDQAEVVDSSSQVKQLEERVESLSREIDVEKQTRVAAEQALEHLRESYSEADARAQEYSTKFSQAQEKLEQEIKEREEKYADLDAKFTRLHKRAKQRIQEVQKEKDDLDARFREVSETAERASSQHSSMQQDLERTRQQANEALKAMDAERQQLRSANNKLRDTIEELRASLQPKENKIETLQQSLLDKDQVLEDLKNQLQAVEERKQAAVTELSAKHQKNLESLEAQVVDALSERDKAAETISTLQVLLAEKESKIAEMEAAATGEAARLRAAAETLKGELAHLKAENEKEKESWEASCDALKSKLEIAESNYLRAETEVAKMRSQLGSEMSMQTQMLSTKDAELKGAREEIDRLQSEFSSYKIRAHALLQKKDMELAAAKDSEQIKSLEEALKEAEKEVYLVSSERDKARQDLQGALASLEKELEERAGALKDASEQIKSLELKLDSTFARNQAEKQAWEEDLRVLEETWRRRCEALTAQNEASSAEDLEKELEDAKLRNKRLKEEHESVRELADRLIEEKDREISRLVDEIKNLRKSMESKPVVHHYGNNNTESKQEDVSNLSTSAAEHQILILARQQAQREEELAQTQRHILALQDEIEELERENRLHSQQEAMLKTELREMERKQKREGVDMTYLKNVILKLLETGEVEALLPVVGMLLQFSPEEIQKCQQAYHSSTTTATATEASVGGVASEGSGLSLFSRFSFS; encoded by the exons ATGGCCgaggagagagaagaagaaaacggTGGCACTCCTCACTCCGACGATGAGTTACTGCGAATGATTGCTGAACTGAGATTAGAAAACGACTTCCTCAGATCCCAGTTTAAGGACCAAGCGGAAGTGGTGGACTCGTCATCTCAAGTGAAACAACTTGAAGAAAGGGTGGAATCATTGAGTAGAGAAATCGATGTAGAGAAACAAACTCGAGTTGCGGCTGAGCAAGCTCTTGAGCATCTTAGGGAGTCCTACTCTGAGGCTGATGCAAGAGCTCAAGAATACTCCACCAAGTTTTCCCAAG CTCAGGAGAAACTGGAGCAGGAGATCAAAGAGCGCGAAGAGAAGTACGCTGACCTGGACGCCAAATTCACTAGGCTTCACAAAAGGGCTAAACAACGCATTCAAGAAGTCCAAAAG GAAAAAGATGATCTTGACGCTCGTTTCCGGGAAGTGAGTGAAACAGCTGAACGAGCATCTTCGCAGCACTCGTCTATGCAGCAAGACCTGGAGCGCACTAGGCAACAAGCTAATGAAGCACTCAAAGCTATGGATGCGGAGAGGCAACAACTAAGAAGTGCCAATAACAA GCTCAGGGATACTATCGAGGAACTACGTGCCTCATTGCAGCCTAAAGAAAATAAGATTGAGACGTTGCAACAGTCACTTCTCGACAAGGACCAG GTGCTGGAGGATCTGAAGAATCAATTACAAGCCGTTGAAGAGAGAAAGCAAGCTGCAGTAACTGAGTTGTCAGCCAAACATCAAAAG AACTTAGAGAGTTTGGAAGCACAGGTCGTGGATGCTCTATCTGAGAGGGACAAAGCAGCCGAAACCATTTCGACCCTGCAG GTACTACTTGCAGAGAAGGAATCAAAAATCGCAGAGATGGAGGCAGCTGCAACTGGCGAAGCAGCAAGGTTAAGGGCTGCTGCAGAAACTCTTAAAGGAGAGCTTGCACACCTTAAAGCGGAGAAT gaaaaagaaaaggagtCTTGGGAAGCTTCATGTGATGCTCTCAAATCTAAACTGGAAATCGCTGAAAGCAACTACTTACGTGCCGAAACCGAAGTGGCTAAAATGAGAA GTCAGCTGGGGTCTGAAATGTCCATGCAGACCCAGATGCTAAGCACTAAAGATGCTGAACTCAAAGGTGCAAGAGAAGAG ATCGACCGTCTCCAAAGTGAATTTTCTTCTTACAAGATCCGTGCTCACGCGCTTCTTCAAAAGAAGGACATGGAGCTGGCTGCAGCTAAAGACTCTGAACAGATCAAATCTCTTGAGGAAGCTTTAAAG gaAGCTGAAAAGGAAGTATATTTGGTATCTTCAGAGAGGGATAAGGCACGGCAAGATCTTCAGGGTGCTTTAGCTAGTCTTGAAAAAGAACTTGAGGAAAG AGCTGGAGCACTTAAAGATGCCAGCGAGCAGATCAAAAGTCTTGAATTGAAGCTTGATTCCACTTTTGCTCGCAATCAGGCGGAGAAACAAGCGTGGGAAGAAGACCTTCGAGTTTTAGAAGAAACATGGCGAC GAAGATGTGAAGCTTTAACGGCTCAAAATGAAGCATCTTCGGCAGAAGATCTAGAAAAGGAACTTGAAGATGCTAAGCTGAGGAATAAGCGACTGAAG GAGGAGCATGAATCAGTACGTGAGCTTGCAGATAGACTCATTGAGGAGAAGGATCGAGAGATATCCAGACTTGTGGATGAAATTAAAAACCTTCGAAAATCTATGGAATCAAAACCAGTA GTTCACCACTATGGGAACAACAACACAG AGTCAAAACAGGAGGATGTATCTAACTTGAGCACGTCTGCTGCAGAACACCAGATTCTG atattggCAAGGCAACAAGCTCAGAGGGAAGAAGAATTGGCACAGACACAGCGGCATATTTTAGCTCTTCAG GATGAAATCGAGGAGCTTGAGCGCGAGAACCGGCTTCACAGTCAGCAG GAAGCCATGCTAAAAACGGAGTTGAGGGAGATGGAAAGAAAACAGAAAAGAGAAGGTGTAGATATGACATACCTAAAGAATGTAATTTTAAAGCTGTTAGAAACag GTGAAGTGGAAGCTTTACTTCCGGTAGTGGGAATGTTGCTCCAGTTCAGTCCGGAGGAG ATCCAGAAGTGTCAGCAAGCGTACCATAGCTCAACGACAACAGCAACAGCAACGGAAGCGAGTGTAGGTGGTGTGGCAAGTGAAGGTTCAGGTCTGTCCCTCTTCTCAAGATTCTCGTTTTCCTAG
- the LOC125577776 gene encoding thiosulfate sulfurtransferase 16, chloroplastic-like isoform X2: MAEGGNRVPSSVSVIDAHELLQAGHRYLDVRTPEEFSQGHATGAINVPYMNRGMSKNPNFLEQVSSHFGKGDEVLVGCQSGGRSLRATAELLDAGFTGVKDISGGYSAWAQNGLPTQD; the protein is encoded by the exons ATGGCGGAGGGGGGAAACAGAGTCCCATCGTCGGTGTCGGTCATAGACGCCCACGAACTTCTTCAAGCCGGCCACCGCTATTTGGACGTCAG GACTCCAGAAGAGTTCAGCCAGGGACATGCCACTGGGGCCATCAACGTTCCTTACATGAACCGAG gGATGTCAAAGAATCCAAACTTCTTGGAACAAGTCTCCTCCCATTTCGGAAAAGGTGATGAGGTCCTTGTGGGTTGCCAGAGCGGGGGAAGATCTTTGAGAGCCACGGCTGAGCTTCTTGATGCT GGTTTCACGGGAGTCAAAGATATCTCCGGTGGCTATTCTGCCTGGGCCCAGAATGGTCTTCCTACACAAGACTGA
- the LOC106366321 gene encoding protein PIN-LIKES 7-like, with protein sequence MGFLELLEVASMPIVQVLLISVLGAFLATDYCSLLSADTRRSVNKLVFVVFTPCIMFANLAQTVTLQDIISWWFMPINVGITFLVGGILGWLVVKLLNPKPQLHGLIIATCASGNMGNLMIILVPAICDEEGSPFGNRSVCRSIGLSYSSFSMALGGFYIWTYSYQLVRSSATQFKALGLVKSANKDMDSDDPRSLLLPKPQQNQDIEIQVKEKVSTRTYIKDLLHQILEELFAPPTVGAILGFVFGATNWLRNLIIGENAPLRVIQDSVKLLGDGTIPCITLILGGNLIQGLRSSAVKTSVIVGVICVRYIILPVVGVGVVQLAWSLGYLPPDPLFRYVLMLQFTLPPAMNISTMAQLFDVAQDECSVIFLWTYLVASLALTMWSTIFLSILS encoded by the exons ATGGGTTTCTTAGAGTTATTAGAGGTGGCTTCAATGCCAATCGTTCAAGTTCTCCTAATCAGCGTCCTTGGTGCTTTCTTGGCAACTGATTACTGCTCTCTTCTCTCCGCTGACACCCGAAGATCCGTGAACAAG CTCGTCTTCGTGGTCTTCACCCCCTGCATCATGTTTGCCAATCTTGCCCAGACTGTCACATTGCAGGATATTATTTCATG GTGGTTCATGCCCATAAATGTTGGAATCACTTTTCTAGTAGGAGGCATTCTTGGATGGTTGGTTGTGAAACTGCTGAATCCCAAACCTCAACTTCATGGTCTCATAATCGCTACATGTGCCTCAG GCAATATGGGAAACCTTATGATTATTTTGGTCCCTGCCATTTGTGATGAGGAAGGCAGTCCTTTTGGGAATCGAAGTGTCTGCAGATCCATTGGACTATCCTACTCATCTTTCTCTATGGCC CTCGGGGGTTTCTATATTTGGACATACAGTTACCAACTTGTGAGAAGCTCAGCTACACAGTTCAAAGCTCTTGGCTTGGTCAAGTCTGCCAACAAGGACATGGACTCTGATGATCCCCGCAGTCTTCTTCTCCCGAAGCCGCAACAAAATCAAGACATTGAAATCCAAGTTAAAGAAAAGGTGTCTACTAGGACATACATCAAGGACTTGCTCCATCAGATTCTTGAGGAACTCTTCGCGCCACCCACTGTTGGTGCC ATTCTTGGTTTCGTCTTCGGAGCAACCAACTGGCTGAGGAATCTTATAATAGGGGAGAATGCCCCGTTGCGAGTCATCCAAGATTCAGTGAAACTACTAGG GGACGGCACAATACCTTGCATCACACTCATACTGGGAGGCAACCTGATTCAGGGTCTGCGTTCCTCAGCTGTGAAAACATCAGTGATTGTAGGAGTGATCTGTGTGAGGTATATCATCCTTCCAGTGGTTGGGGTAGGGGTCGTTCAGTTAGCATGGAGTTTAGGCTACCTTCCTCCAGACCCTCTCTTCCGATACGTTCTCATGCTTCAGTTCACACTGCCGCCTGCTATGAATATCA GTACAATGGCACAGCTGTTTGATGTGGCTCAAGATGAGTGTTCGGTCATCTTTTTGTGGACCTACCTGGTTGCATCCTTAGCCCTCACCATGTGGTCAACTATATTCCTCTCCATCCTCTCCTGA
- the LOC106366323 gene encoding uncharacterized protein LOC106366323 has product MEEEKTLEMEEGRRRPGVLVVGSSGVGKRTLLSRLISVDFEDSSSQTEFHDWTINTKYYSADVSVWVCDDFSLPQPQAHSHPLVALVMVFDLNQLSTLVALQDWASHADISSFDILLCIGNKVDLVPHHPAHAEYRRRLSKASTNLYSDIDDEFGISQSEGSSLLGSDDTSSLDIRGTCLEWCRDNNIEFIEACASNPDFDKCLSVDGDCQGVDRLFGALSAHMWPGMILKSGDKINDPVLPPHGEDLSEEESEYELEYEVLSSGSADPWENIDERWVSADAGGSTSREVELDPKKVVDDDVVELGSSGTQSETVVTTTDEKPLGDTEDNNKVYELEDVEQLMSEIGNIRDNLRLMPDFQRREIAANLAMKMASMFGGGGDDSDNEEESE; this is encoded by the exons ATGGAGGAGGAGAAGACATTGGAGATGGAAGAAGGCAGGAGGAGACCGGGAGTTTTGGTCGTCGGTTCCTCTGGTGTCGGCAAGCGCACCCTTCTCTCTC GATTAATCTCTGTCGATTTTGAGGATTCATCATCTCAAACAGAATTTCATGA CTGGACAATTAACACAAAGTATTACTCTGCGGATGTATCTGTGTGGGTTTGCGATGACTTCTCTCTCCCTCAGCCTCAGGCTCACTCACATCCACTTGTGGCGTTAGTTATGGTCTTCGACTTGAACCAG CTGTCAACTCTTGTTGCTCTCCAAGACTGGGCTTCTCATGCAGACATAAGCAGTTTCGATATATTGCTGTGCATTGGGAACAAAGTAGATCTTGTCCCTCATCACCCAGCTCATGCTGAATACAGAAGACGCCTTTCCAAAGCTTCCACGAATCTGTATTCAGACATTGATGATGAGTTTGGGATCTCCCAAAGCGAAGGAAGTAGCTTGTTGGGTAGCGACGATACATCGTCACTTGACATCAGGGGAACATGTCTTGAGTGGTGCCGCGACAACAACATCGAGTTCATTGAGGCTTGTGCATCTAATCCTGATTTTGACAAGT GTTTATCAGTGGATGGGGATTGTCAAGGGGTTGACCGTTTGTTTGGTGCTCTTTCGGCACATATGTGGCCTGGAATGATTCTCAAATCCGGTGATAAGATTAATGATCCGGTGTTACCTCCTCATGGTGAAG ACTTGTCAGAAGAAGAATCTGAATATGAACTGGAGTATGAGGTGCTATCCTCAGGCTCAGCCGATCCATGGGAAAATATCGATGAGAGGTGGGTTTCCGCAGATGCTGGCGGATCCACCTCACGGGAGGTAGAATTGGATCCAAAGAAAGTTGTGGATGATGATGTAGTAGAGCTGGGGTCTTCAGGGACGCAGAGCGAGACTGTAGTAACAACAACAGATGAGAAACCTTTGGGGGACACAGAAGACAACAACAAGGTTTATGAGTTGGAAGACGTGGAACAGTTGATGTCGGAAATAGGCAACATCCGTGACAACTTGCGGTTGATGCCTGATTTTCAGAGGAGGGAGATAGCTGCGAATCTTGCCATGAAAATGGCTTCCATGTTTGGAGGAGGAGGCGATGACAGTGATAACGAGGAAGAATCTGAGTGA